One window of the Suricata suricatta isolate VVHF042 chromosome 7, meerkat_22Aug2017_6uvM2_HiC, whole genome shotgun sequence genome contains the following:
- the RPL7L1 gene encoding 60S ribosomal protein L7-like 1 isoform X3, which produces MAEQEQRKKIPLVPENLLKKRKAYQALKATQAKQALLDKKEQKKRKEVKFKRLEWFLHDAWRQQRDTVRLRRLEVKPHGLEVPDKHSLAFVVRIQRFPNLKSVRELILKRGQARVRNKTIPLTDNTVIEEHLGKYGVICLEDLIHEIAFPGKNFQAICQFLRPFHLSVARHAPKNRVGFLKEVGLPGYRGERINQLIRQLN; this is translated from the exons ATGGCGGAGCAAGA acaaagaaaaaagatcccTTTGGTTCCAGAAAATCTCCTGAAAAAGAGGAAGGCTTATCAGGCCCTTAAAGCCACTCAAGCGAAGCAGGCACTTTTGGACAAAAAGGAG cagaagaaaagaaaagaggtcaAGTTTAAGCGACTGGAATGGTTCCTACATGATGCCTGGCGGCAGCAACGTGACACAGTACGCCTCAGACGACTAGAAGTAAAACCTCACGGTTTGGAAGTGCCAGATAAACATTCCTTGGCCTTTGTTGTACGCATCCAAAG ATTTCCAAATCTGAAGTCTGTCCGGGAACTCATCCTGAAACGTGGACAAGCCAGGGTCAGGAATAAAACCATCCCTCTGACGGACAACACAGTgattgaggagcacctgg GGAAGTACGGTGTTATTTGCTTGGAAGACCTCATTCACGAAATTGCCTTTCCGGGGAAGAATTTCCAGGCGATCTGCCAGTTCTTACGTCCTTTCCATCTCTCAGTGGCCCGTCACGCTCCCAAGAATAGAGTGGGCTTCCTCAAGGAGGTGGGCTTGCCCGGCTATCGCGGCGAACGCATCAATCAGCTCATTCGGCAGCTCAATTAA
- the RPL7L1 gene encoding 60S ribosomal protein L7-like 1 isoform X2 encodes MAEQEQRKKIPLVPENLLKKRKAYQALKATQAKQALLDKKEKKRKEVKFKRLEWFLHDAWRQQRDTVRLRRLEVKPHGLEVPDKHSLAFVVRIQRINGVSSLVQRTIAKLRLKKIFSGVFFRVTPQTIKTLRIVEPYVTWGFPNLKSVRELILKRGQARVRNKTIPLTDNTVIEEHLGKYGVICLEDLIHEIAFPGKNFQAICQFLRPFHLSVARHAPKNRVGFLKEVGLPGYRGERINQLIRQLN; translated from the exons ATGGCGGAGCAAGA acaaagaaaaaagatcccTTTGGTTCCAGAAAATCTCCTGAAAAAGAGGAAGGCTTATCAGGCCCTTAAAGCCACTCAAGCGAAGCAGGCACTTTTGGACAAAAAGGAG aagaaaagaaaagaggtcaAGTTTAAGCGACTGGAATGGTTCCTACATGATGCCTGGCGGCAGCAACGTGACACAGTACGCCTCAGACGACTAGAAGTAAAACCTCACGGTTTGGAAGTGCCAGATAAACATTCCTTGGCCTTTGTTGTACGCATCCAAAG GATTAACGGGGTGAGTTCACTGGTGCAGAGGACCATTGCAAAGCTTCGCCTGAAGAAGATTTTCAGCGGGGTCTTTTTCAGAGTGACTCCCCAGACCATAAAAACACTGCGTATAGTGGAACCTTATGTGACCTGGGG ATTTCCAAATCTGAAGTCTGTCCGGGAACTCATCCTGAAACGTGGACAAGCCAGGGTCAGGAATAAAACCATCCCTCTGACGGACAACACAGTgattgaggagcacctgg GGAAGTACGGTGTTATTTGCTTGGAAGACCTCATTCACGAAATTGCCTTTCCGGGGAAGAATTTCCAGGCGATCTGCCAGTTCTTACGTCCTTTCCATCTCTCAGTGGCCCGTCACGCTCCCAAGAATAGAGTGGGCTTCCTCAAGGAGGTGGGCTTGCCCGGCTATCGCGGCGAACGCATCAATCAGCTCATTCGGCAGCTCAATTAA
- the RPL7L1 gene encoding 60S ribosomal protein L7-like 1 isoform X1 translates to MAEQEQRKKIPLVPENLLKKRKAYQALKATQAKQALLDKKEQKKRKEVKFKRLEWFLHDAWRQQRDTVRLRRLEVKPHGLEVPDKHSLAFVVRIQRINGVSSLVQRTIAKLRLKKIFSGVFFRVTPQTIKTLRIVEPYVTWGFPNLKSVRELILKRGQARVRNKTIPLTDNTVIEEHLGKYGVICLEDLIHEIAFPGKNFQAICQFLRPFHLSVARHAPKNRVGFLKEVGLPGYRGERINQLIRQLN, encoded by the exons ATGGCGGAGCAAGA acaaagaaaaaagatcccTTTGGTTCCAGAAAATCTCCTGAAAAAGAGGAAGGCTTATCAGGCCCTTAAAGCCACTCAAGCGAAGCAGGCACTTTTGGACAAAAAGGAG cagaagaaaagaaaagaggtcaAGTTTAAGCGACTGGAATGGTTCCTACATGATGCCTGGCGGCAGCAACGTGACACAGTACGCCTCAGACGACTAGAAGTAAAACCTCACGGTTTGGAAGTGCCAGATAAACATTCCTTGGCCTTTGTTGTACGCATCCAAAG GATTAACGGGGTGAGTTCACTGGTGCAGAGGACCATTGCAAAGCTTCGCCTGAAGAAGATTTTCAGCGGGGTCTTTTTCAGAGTGACTCCCCAGACCATAAAAACACTGCGTATAGTGGAACCTTATGTGACCTGGGG ATTTCCAAATCTGAAGTCTGTCCGGGAACTCATCCTGAAACGTGGACAAGCCAGGGTCAGGAATAAAACCATCCCTCTGACGGACAACACAGTgattgaggagcacctgg GGAAGTACGGTGTTATTTGCTTGGAAGACCTCATTCACGAAATTGCCTTTCCGGGGAAGAATTTCCAGGCGATCTGCCAGTTCTTACGTCCTTTCCATCTCTCAGTGGCCCGTCACGCTCCCAAGAATAGAGTGGGCTTCCTCAAGGAGGTGGGCTTGCCCGGCTATCGCGGCGAACGCATCAATCAGCTCATTCGGCAGCTCAATTAA